The Pseudomonas hefeiensis genomic sequence TCGGCGTGTGACTACTTTGCCTCAATCGCCTTTCCTGACCGGATTGAAATCGGTCTGCGAGTCGGGAAGCTCGGCAGCAGTTCGGTGCAGTATGAGCTGGCGGTGTTCAAGGAAGGGGAGCAAGAGGCCTGTGCGGCGGGGCGCTTTGTGCATGTTTTTGTGGATCGGTCTTCGAATCGGCCAGTGGCGATTCCGGATCGGTTGCGCGGGGCGTTGGAACGGCTGGTGATTTAAACGAAAAATCGCAGCCTCCTG encodes the following:
- a CDS encoding acyl-CoA thioesterase, which gives rise to MPQRSEYPHLQPITTRWHDNDVYGHVNNVTYYSFFDTAVNTYLIEVGGLDIHDGEVVGFVVSSACDYFASIAFPDRIEIGLRVGKLGSSSVQYELAVFKEGEQEACAAGRFVHVFVDRSSNRPVAIPDRLRGALERLVI